One window of the Prinia subflava isolate CZ2003 ecotype Zambia chromosome 1, Cam_Psub_1.2, whole genome shotgun sequence genome contains the following:
- the ICE1 gene encoding little elongation complex subunit 1 isoform X3 — translation MMPGETPPAPAGTAAAGGTCANCGVLQQNINEYVAALIALKQKMIDGDRLLTEYQQKCSELQFAEREISALRCQVEKMLQKILPLEKCQEELGSLKAELEEKKSSLKIYRESQLEYIKVKEEILNSDAVRKKLETKVKKLEEAATKHTQDFRQLKTEKKRLEKELKKAQGKLDGVIKEKHRKFKHAETQSSREDLATDIDKGRVKLLLKELWMCIDSGTGKRENEKNDPVLASIWDKEWSDKRRLTVPEDTVQIHQKIRKCDGKTPPWCSSVESAVKQNSVTNPVFCIQTSTEPFGDDCAENRTTEEHLHSDEDKTVDVIIQTGREHSTSVFSDQEQRDPGGNLMDILNWARPLPALLSPLQFSPPTTRDMLLGGSSDEDDCSTSALEGISQEQVQPPSYNVISRGDECNRQCKSCEHGFDAEISLNLSWSEKNVHMSPKMSSKEEQDAERKQAEDAPLITNIETNKDCVEENSEDLEIENRELIGATAHKLEDMEEQKGDGENMDSEEGDSSADFMLQSFNPQNQIEKCNVVQQTEENVTLIRAVDNESTHEKCGELVNAKREKLVAQRETPREASVLQSVTHLLPEQCIVFQREDAEEKSDVLIEKEAVENKSKNVVKLINTAGVVEISAQSQCSEIKYDSEEILEKQRMQTKDKMNRECEAETGKVSRHCLPVSAAEGIRTLLSVFPKDEQLKIEDVNITRAPSVELAMTFNRESVLEVAELSELLHSEENIKLEDINEGVYLQSKPHHKEDDSYLSQRKSNLENTLALPKTACVIGAESSVAKCESSVLDFTEVKGEIKQSEKLCNTLECGQSKSLGTEVKVKPEDCGGESSELLARGGTIESILVESNLTSMEQFVKPLTQLLISENVKCDEIEGKLNNQSKELVTETCSSSLKWEKNVMKKNNISEIICQPISEMDYGSGWAFSTQKGLEKCCINNEETNSPVQVGIGLESTRPPDLNFSLQKVVGFLETNFKGKSAFSCTWENKGHTDAVMNSTFKCSSENLEEGAEILSAEKVNMGRELSCPEGEYVHKNEVKTSDKEQPVDEGLQASVKSQIMYANSYEKNAFLFQKFDCQESGCRTSTWEVRTDLSRTSSLTGGGESKELNSSEGSGKNAIRCKSDFDMPEQSNDCEEKNCSIQKVKYVKCSECVPMFRNKLRASRRIAVDALETGAIVDADYQVCELHSMMHPGNTFTVSHLKAGTVVDMNTHCEPNNSGDVANEWSSMPGEGYSEDSASWKKEFILVTSENSESANELMVKSNIAGCISHHEKSLLKSGTSKESPMMPNASKNSLPLCKMLNRLSENCRVTVKTSKLNTRMLSLGSSLEENGSAKLQSNGEQSLLHSVDMEVSGFEEYNNNQTYTACNTGESSTDVIIDSGRKKILLKYHPILSDGRCSCQTVGHLSEPQKTVFEKLHMVESESCALKKSNKLKCKEQEPSEILTLSTKTATQVMHTKLSKRLFQGKRKTKRVEVTQPVLASANTSVATKCSSEMINKIREEIGPPLPPLLLPLIATPPKTACTVSPVMSSTNQSSLLSPLDDLISPLCKTPILPLMSPLTDTPTVKSALLFSPPSPSEMAVGRRIRSSPLKFCTSIPKHALPVPGRFPLFAAVSAGPGAPQENSVKILDTMYPELSARARTLNILKGNIQLNRCAFPDSQSLPGPVSQTGGFKAIASTSTAFVKAGSNLKSDSSKDEDKDVQNQQLFSRSSSHLEKRTLLQVSMPRSAKRLRLDSESPRMEPSDITAVRNTKNTISEMQEAFHSKSYEISDSSQSSSLEESLPVKKDPDSQEVSLALKKVAESCFDLLPVIKGHVFVDNISKIPVMRDEEREVVYEFGIKNKVPSLKNVHSSTWLLNLPFYSLPLGLPLSIPYI, via the exons ATGATGCCCGGGGAGACGCCGCCGGCGCCGGCCGGGACTGCGGCCGCCGGCGGGACGTGTGCCAACTGCGGTGTTCTCCAGCAG AATATAAATGAATATGTAGCTGCATTAATTGCACTGAAGCAAAAAATGATTGATGGAGA tCGTTTGCTGACGGAATATCAACAGAAATGTAGTG AGCTTCAATTTGCTGAACG AGAGATCTCTGCTCTTCGTTGCCAAGTGGAGAAGATGTTACAGAAAATTCTGCCTCTGGAAaagtgccaggaagagttgGGTTCCTTGAAGGCAGagttggaagaaaaaaag agTTCTCTCAAGATTTATCGTGAGAGTCAACTGGAATATATTAAAgttaaagaagaaatattaaacAGTGATGCTGT GAGAAAGAAACtggaaacaaaagtgaaaaaacttGAAG AGGCTGCAACAAAGCATACACAGGACTTCAGacaactgaaaactgaaaagaaaaggctTGAAAAGGAGCTTAAAAAAGCACAA GGAAAACTTGATGGTGTAATTaaagagaagcacagaaaat TTAAACATGCAGAAACTCAGAGTTCAAGAGAAGATCTTGCAACAGATATAGACAAAG gAAGAGTGAAGCTCTTATTAAAAGAACTCTGGATGTGCATTGACAGTggaacaggaaaaagagagaatgagaaaaatgaTCCTGTCCTAG cttctATCTGGGATAAGGAATGGTCTGACAAAAGAAGACTAACTGTTCCAGAAG aCACTGTACAAATCCACCAAAAGATCAGGAAGTGTGATGGCAAAACGCCACCTTGGTGTTCTTCAGTGGAAAGTGCTGTAAAGCAGAATTCTGTAACAAATCCTGTATTCTGTATTCAAACAAGTACTGAGCCTTTTGGAGATGATTGTGCTGAGAACAGGACTACTGAAGAACATCTGCACAGTGATGAGGATAAAACTGTAGATGTGATAATACAgacaggcagggagcacagcactTCAGTCTTCTCTGATCAGGAGCAGAGAGACCCAGGTGGAAATCTGATGGATATACTGAATTGGGCCAgacctctccctgctctgctttctccactacaGTTTTCACCACCGACTACACGG GATATGTTGTTGGGAGGTTCCAGTGATGAAGATGATTGCAGTACTTCTGCACTGGAGGGTATTTCACAAGAGCAAGTTCAGCCTCCGAGTTATAATGTAATCAGCCGTGGTGATGAGTGCAACAGACAGTGCAAATCATGTGAGCATGGTTTTGATGCAGAAATCTCACTTAATCTGAGTTGGAGTGAAAAGAATGTTCATATGAGTCCAAAGATGTCAAGCAAGGAGGAGCAAGATGCTGAAAGAAAGCAAGCTGAAGATGCTCCTCTAATTACAAACATAGAAACTAACAAAGATTGTGTGGAGGAGAATTCTGAGGATTTGGAAATTGAGAACAGAGAACTAATTGGAGCAACAGCACACAAATTAGAAGACATGGAAGAACAGAAAGGAGATGGTGAGAACATGGACAGTGAAGAGGGAGATTCTTCAGCAGATTTTATGTTACAAAGTTTCAACCCTCAGAATCAGATAGAGAAATGTAATGTGGTACAGCAAACAGAGGAGAATGTAACCTTAATTAGAGCTGTTGATAATGAGAGTACACATGAAAAATGTGGTGAATTAGTAAatgcaaagagagagaaattagTAGCACAaagagaaactcccagagaaGCATCTGTTCTGCAAAGTGTTACTCATTTGCTACCTGAGCAATGCATTGTGTTTCAAAGAGAAGATGCTGAGGAAAAATCTGATGTGTTGATAGAAAAGGAAGCagttgaaaataaatcaaaaaatgtAGTCAAATTAATTAATACAGCTGGAGTTGTTGAGATCTCTGCACAGTCTCAGTGCTCTGAAATTAAATATGACAGTGAAGAGATTCTGGAGAAACAACGTATgcaaacaaaagacaaaatgaaCAGAGAATGTGAAGCAGAGACTGGTAAAGTCTCTAGACATTGCTTACCTGTATCTGCTGCTGAAGGTATCAGAACTTTATTGTCAGTTTTTCCAAAGGATGAACAGCTCAAAATTGAAGATGTTAATATAACCAGAGCTCCAAGTGTTGAACTAGCTATGACATTCAACAGAGAAAGTGTTCTAGAAGTAGCTGAATTGTCAGAGCTACTTCATagtgaagaaaatataaaattggAGGATATAAATGAGGGGGTGTATTTACAAAGCAAACCACATCACAAGGAAGATGATAGTTATTTATCTCAAAGGAAGTCAAACTTGGAAAATACACTTGCCCTACCAAAGACAGCATGCGTTATTGGTGCAGAGAGCAGTGTAGCTAAGTGTGAATCCTCTGTGTTAGATTTTACAGAAGTGAAAGGTGAAATAAAACAATCTGAAAAGTTATGTAATACATTAGAATGTGGGCAGTCCAAATCTCTAGGGACTGAAGTCAAAGTTAAACCAGAAGATTGCGGAGGGGAAAGCAGTGAATTGTTAGCAAGAGGGGGTACTATTGAATCTATCTTAGTAGAAAGTAATCTTACCTCTATGGAACAGTTTGTAAAACCTCTGACTCAGCTCTTGATAAGTGAAAATGTTAAATGTGATGAAATAGAAGGGAAACTAAATAATCAAAGCAAGGAATTAGTGACTGAGACATGTTCCAGTTCACTGAAGTGGGAAAAGAAtgttatgaagaaaaataatatttcagagATCATTTGCCAGCCTATTTCAGAAATGGATTATGGAAGTGGCTGGGCTTTTTCTACTCAAAAGGGCTTGGAGAAATGCTGTATAAATAATGAGGAAACAAATTCTCCTGTGCAAGTGGGAATTGGCTTGGAATCCACAAGACCTCCTGACCTAAATTTCAGTCTTCAGAAAGTTGTTGGTTTCCTCGAAACAAATTTCAAAGGAAAGTCTGCTTTTTCCTGTACTTGGGAAAATAAGGGACATACAGATGCTGTTATGAATAGTACATTTAAgtgttcttcagaaaacttAGAAGAGGGTGCTGAGATTCTGTCTGCTGAAAAAGTCAACATGGGCAgagaactgagctgccctgaGGGAGAATATGTGCacaaaaatgaagtgaaaactTCGGATAAAGAGCAGCCAGTAGATGAAGGACTTCAAGCATCTGTTAAATCACAGATCATGTATGCAAACTCTTACGAGAAGAACGCATTTCTCTTCCAAAAGTTTGATTGTCAAGAATCAGGATGCAGGACTTCTACATGGGAGGTTAGAACAGATCTTTCTAGAACTAGTTCACTGACAGGTGGGGGAGAAAGTAAAGAACTGAATAGTTCTGAGGGTTCTGGGAAAAATGCCATAAGGTGTAAAAGTGATTTTGATATGCCAGAGCAGAGCAATGACTGTGAAGAGAAAAACTGTTCTATACAAAAAGTTAAGTATGTGAAGTGTTCTGAATGTGTTCCAATGTTCAGAAACAAACTGagagcttccaggagaattgCAGTGGATGCTCTGGAAACTGGTGCAATTGTTGATGCTGATTACCAAGTATGTGAGCTTCATTCAATGATGCACCCAGGAAATACTTTCACAGTTAGTCACCTAAAAGCAGGCACTGTAGTAGATATGAATACACACTGTGAACCAAACAACTCTGGAGATGTTGCAAATGAGTGGTCAAGTATGCCCGGGGAGGGTTATTCTGAAGACTCAGCCTCttggaaaaaggaatttataTTAGTAACATCTGAAAATAGTGAGAGTGCTAATGAACTCATGGTGAAGTCTAACATCGCTGGATGCATCAGTCACCATGAGAAAAGTCTGTTAAAATCTGGAACATCAAAAGAAAGCCCTATGATGCCAAATGCTTCAAAAAATAGCTTACCACTATGCAAGATGTTAAATAGACTCTCAGAAAATTGCAGGGTCACTGTAAAAACTAGTAAATTAAATACAAGAATGTTATCACTTGGCAGTTCCTTAGAAGAAAATGGTTCTGCAAAACTTCAGTCAAATGGGGAACAAAGTCTGTTGCACAGTGTTGATATGGAGGTCTCAGGGTTTGAAGAATATAATAATAATCAAACTTACACTGCTTGCAACACAGGAGAAAGCAGCACTGATGTTATCATAGATAgtggtagaaaaaaaattttactcAAGTATCATCCAATCCTCTCTGATGGAAGGTGCAGTTGTCAAACAGTTGGGCACCTTTCTGAACCACAAAAGACAGTATTTGAGAAGTTACATATGGTGGAATCAGAGTCCTGTGCTCTCAAAAAGAGCAATAAGTTGAAGTGTAAAGAGCAAGAACCATCTGAAATCTTGACTCTTTCTACCAAGACAGCTACCCAAGTAATGCATACCAAGTTATCAAAGAGACTGTTTCAgggtaaaagaaaaacaaagagggTTGAAGTTACTCAGCCAGTTCTTGCAAGTGCTAATACTTCTGTGGCAACAAAATGCTCATCTGAGATGATAAATAAAATCAGGGAAGAGATAGGTCCTCCTCTGCCCCCCTTGCTACTACCTCTGATTGCTACTCCTCCAAAAACTGCCTGTACTGTGTCCCCAGTAATGTCTTCTACAAATCAATCCTCTTTGCTTTCCCCTCTTGATGACCTCATATCCCCATTATGCAAAACTCCTATTCTTCCTCTCATGTCTCCATTAACAGATACTCCAACAGTAAAAtctgctcttttattttctcctccctcacccTCAGAAATGGCAGTAGGTAGAAGGATTCGCTCTTCACCCTTGAAATTTTGTACTTCCATTCCAAAGCATGCACTTCCTGTTCCAGGAAGATTTCCTCTCTTTGCAGCAGTTAGTGCTGGTCCAGGTGCTCCTCAGGAGAACTCTGTGAAAATATTGGACACTATGTATCCAGAGCTGTCTGCAAGGGCAAGGACACTAAACATTTTGAAAGGCAATATTCAGCTTAACCGATGTGCTTTTCCAGACAGCCAGAGTTTGCCAGGACCTGTGTCTCAAACAGGTGGATTCAAAGCAATTGCATCTACATCAACTGCTTTTGTTAAAGCTGGGAGCAATTTGAAATCTGATAGTAGCAAAGATGAAGACAAAGATGTGCAAAATCAGCAATTGttttcaagatcatcaagtcatCTTGAAAAAAGGACACTATTACAGGTATCTATGCCAAGAAGTGCCAAAAGACTGAGGCTAGACAGTGAATCGCCAAGGATGGAGCCAAGTGATATTACTGCTGtcagaaatactaaaaataccATATCTGAAATGCAGGAGGCTTTCCATAGTAAAAGCTATGAAATCAGTGATTCATCACAGAGTTCCAGTTTAGAAGAATCACTACCAGTAAAGAAGGATCCTGACAGCCAGGAAGTTTCTTTGGCATTAAAGAAAGTTGCTGAATCCTGTTTTGACTTGTTACCAGTTATTAAAGGTCATGTGTTTGTTGATAATATCTCAAAGATTCCAGTAATGAGAGATGAAGAGAGAGAAGTTGTCTATGAATTTGGTATAAAAAACAAG GTACCCAGTCTGAAAAATGTACACTCCAGCACCTGGCTCCTAAACCTGCCATTCTACTCACTACCTTTAGGTCTCCCTCTAAGCATCCCCTA CATTTAG